From the Natrarchaeobaculum aegyptiacum genome, one window contains:
- a CDS encoding GNAT family N-acetyltransferase — protein MDLEYDLLGWPSDGPKLRLDYRRFSYAGKFVMTNTGKAVVREVGVDDDGTGDDGSDDDDVYGDRADDEFDSDVVAAVAFNADRTDPDTLWLRYVTVDRHHRGEGIGPELCRFVRDRAEARGYERLRIAVNNPFAYEALYRAGFGYTGETTGIAELVLEHPRPADGSPERYQSGLEAFRERDLSVEEGDFLESRVGSEPPAIDAVSESRG, from the coding sequence GTGGACCTCGAGTACGACCTCCTCGGCTGGCCATCCGACGGACCGAAACTCCGGCTCGATTACCGGCGGTTCAGCTACGCGGGCAAGTTCGTCATGACGAACACGGGGAAGGCGGTCGTTCGGGAGGTTGGGGTCGACGATGACGGTACCGGCGACGACGGGAGCGACGATGACGACGTCTATGGCGATCGTGCCGATGACGAGTTCGACAGCGACGTCGTCGCTGCCGTCGCGTTCAACGCCGACCGGACCGACCCGGACACGCTCTGGCTCCGGTACGTCACCGTGGACCGACACCACCGTGGTGAGGGGATCGGTCCCGAACTTTGCCGGTTCGTCCGGGACCGGGCCGAAGCACGCGGCTACGAGCGTCTCCGAATCGCGGTCAACAACCCGTTCGCCTACGAGGCGCTCTACCGCGCCGGATTCGGCTACACCGGCGAGACGACGGGCATCGCCGAACTCGTCCTCGAGCACCCCCGACCCGCCGACGGGAGTCCAGAGCGCTACCAGTCGGGACTCGAGGCGTTTCGCGAGCGCGATCTCTCGGTGGAGGAAGGGGACTTTCTCGAGTCTCGAGTGGGTTCGGAACCGCCCGCGATAGACGCCGTTTCGGAGTCCCGGGGCTGA
- a CDS encoding carbon-nitrogen hydrolase family protein, translating to MVAEQFTAAAAQVEPVYHDKEGTLEKTCQWIEKAGKQDVDVLVFPETYFPGYPYWRGCSTDRWTELMVELQKNSLSADDEALEVLGETIDEADCHVVLGTNELSDRPGSETLYNSLFYFDRSGDLVRRHRKLMPTHGERMVWGRGDPATLDTHDTDIGCMGGLICYENHMTLPKGALAAMGEEIHPAVWPGFWEQHGHPGDKSKATDLEAVDTCDQYPAMREYAFETQSFVISSSAYVSDDVLEDWDEIGFNIAAGGSMLVNPAGIVKAGPVLNEETLLVAEFDRDERRATKAYFDALGHYARWDAVNLNVSDAVLDPLETDGSADAASTDTDDSIPVPSSATIEDIATDHDLPFETVESIVDALHTR from the coding sequence ATGGTCGCAGAACAGTTTACCGCTGCCGCAGCACAGGTCGAACCCGTCTACCACGACAAGGAAGGAACCCTCGAGAAGACGTGCCAGTGGATCGAGAAGGCCGGCAAGCAGGACGTCGACGTCCTCGTCTTCCCGGAGACGTACTTCCCCGGCTACCCCTACTGGCGGGGCTGCTCGACCGACCGGTGGACCGAACTGATGGTCGAACTGCAGAAAAACAGCCTCTCGGCCGACGACGAGGCACTCGAGGTCCTCGGGGAGACCATCGACGAGGCTGACTGTCACGTCGTCCTCGGAACGAACGAGCTATCAGACCGGCCGGGGAGCGAAACGCTGTACAATTCACTGTTTTACTTCGACCGGTCAGGTGACCTCGTCCGTCGCCATCGCAAACTCATGCCGACACACGGTGAGCGGATGGTCTGGGGTCGCGGCGACCCGGCGACGCTCGATACCCACGATACCGACATCGGCTGCATGGGCGGACTCATCTGTTATGAGAACCACATGACGTTGCCCAAGGGAGCGCTCGCGGCGATGGGCGAGGAGATTCACCCCGCCGTCTGGCCGGGTTTCTGGGAACAACACGGCCACCCGGGCGACAAGTCGAAAGCGACGGACCTCGAAGCAGTCGACACGTGCGACCAGTACCCCGCGATGCGCGAGTACGCCTTCGAGACCCAGTCGTTCGTCATCTCGAGTTCTGCCTACGTCAGCGACGACGTCCTCGAAGACTGGGACGAGATTGGCTTCAACATCGCCGCCGGTGGCAGCATGCTCGTCAACCCCGCCGGAATTGTCAAAGCGGGCCCCGTCCTGAACGAGGAGACACTGCTGGTCGCCGAGTTCGATCGGGACGAACGCCGCGCCACGAAGGCCTACTTCGATGCACTCGGCCACTACGCGCGCTGGGACGCTGTCAACCTGAACGTCAGTGACGCCGTGCTCGACCCCCTCGAGACCGATGGCTCGGCCGACGCCGCGTCGACCGACACCGACGATTCGATCCCGGTCCCCAGTTCGGCGACGATCGAGGACATCGCGACCGACCACGACCTGCCGTTCGAAACCGTCGAATCGATCGTCGACGCGCTTCACACACGGTAG
- a CDS encoding NAD(P)/FAD-dependent oxidoreductase — MHVVVLGGGYAGLTLTRLLERDLPEDVDLTLVDRTPDHLIQTELHRVIRRPELAGEITLPLPALLERATVRVSEVESIDREGRVVSLADGEVSYDIAAVCLGARTADYGLEGVDEHGLPLKRLVDATRIRARVREALEESDGVARLVVGGAGLSGIQVAGELAALVEEYRDETGAPNAGTDETPGDPTVTILEQFDAVAPAFSEGFQRTVERTLEANGVDVRTGVTVERANTDAITLESGETVPADCFVWTGGIEGGDAVDGERATVEADLRLDDRTVALGDAVRVVDATGTAVPASAQSAVREAQTAATNVTRLVEADRAGEDLESVDLERFEFDSPGWVVSVGDDAVAQVGSTVLTGKKAKAIKKSVGVGYRSSIGAYGPLADAASRRVFADD, encoded by the coding sequence ATGCACGTCGTCGTCCTCGGTGGCGGATACGCCGGATTGACTCTCACCCGATTGCTCGAGCGCGACCTCCCAGAAGACGTCGACCTGACGCTGGTCGACCGGACGCCGGATCACCTGATTCAGACGGAACTCCACCGGGTAATTCGCCGGCCGGAACTCGCGGGCGAAATCACGCTTCCACTGCCTGCACTGCTCGAGCGGGCGACCGTTCGCGTCAGCGAGGTGGAGTCGATCGACCGCGAAGGGCGCGTCGTCAGCCTCGCTGATGGTGAGGTCTCCTACGATATCGCGGCCGTCTGTCTCGGGGCTCGAACGGCCGATTACGGACTCGAGGGGGTCGACGAACACGGCCTCCCGCTGAAACGCCTCGTCGACGCGACTCGTATCCGGGCCCGGGTTCGTGAGGCGCTCGAAGAGTCAGATGGCGTCGCCCGACTCGTCGTCGGGGGCGCGGGCCTCTCCGGGATTCAGGTCGCTGGAGAACTCGCGGCTCTGGTCGAGGAATACAGAGACGAGACGGGTGCACCGAACGCTGGGACCGACGAGACGCCAGGGGACCCAACGGTGACGATCCTCGAGCAGTTCGACGCCGTCGCCCCCGCCTTCTCGGAGGGATTCCAGCGAACCGTCGAACGAACACTCGAGGCCAACGGCGTCGACGTGAGAACTGGTGTAACCGTCGAGCGAGCGAACACGGACGCGATCACGCTCGAGTCCGGCGAGACCGTGCCGGCAGACTGTTTCGTCTGGACCGGCGGGATCGAAGGCGGAGACGCCGTCGACGGCGAGCGAGCGACGGTCGAGGCAGACCTCAGGCTCGACGATCGAACGGTCGCGCTCGGCGACGCCGTCCGGGTCGTCGACGCGACCGGGACGGCCGTCCCCGCGAGTGCACAGTCGGCCGTCCGTGAGGCCCAGACCGCAGCCACGAACGTGACCCGGCTCGTCGAAGCAGACCGCGCAGGCGAAGACCTCGAGTCCGTCGACCTCGAGCGGTTCGAGTTCGACTCGCCGGGCTGGGTCGTCAGCGTCGGCGACGACGCCGTCGCACAGGTTGGATCGACGGTACTCACCGGCAAGAAAGCGAAGGCGATCAAGAAGTCGGTGGGCGTGGGCTATCGGTCGTCGATCGGTGCGTACGGCCCGCTCGCGGACGCAGCCTCGAGGCGGGTGTTCGCCGACGATTGA
- a CDS encoding DCC1-like thiol-disulfide oxidoreductase family protein, which translates to MSTTDRPFTGVLLYDGDCPFCSASSTAVRQLETVGVVRWDDPTAQAFLEAQFDEVPFALIVADAEAGRIWAGRAAARELCNRAGMPVLVQDIVDDGYESAADAIRTVSGVDPYHDDYPLTGAALDRFDDLASRASGTHVPPR; encoded by the coding sequence ATGTCCACGACAGACCGACCGTTCACGGGCGTCCTCCTGTACGACGGCGACTGCCCGTTCTGTTCTGCGTCCTCGACCGCGGTGCGACAGCTCGAGACCGTCGGCGTCGTTCGCTGGGACGACCCCACAGCACAGGCGTTTCTCGAGGCACAGTTCGACGAGGTCCCGTTCGCGCTCATCGTCGCCGACGCCGAGGCTGGACGTATCTGGGCCGGTCGCGCGGCGGCGAGGGAACTCTGCAACCGTGCCGGGATGCCGGTACTCGTTCAGGACATCGTCGACGACGGTTACGAGTCCGCTGCCGACGCCATCCGCACTGTCTCGGGCGTCGACCCCTACCACGACGACTATCCACTGACCGGGGCGGCGCTCGACCGATTCGACGACCTCGCGTCTCGAGCCAGCGGGACTCACGTTCCTCCTCGCTGA
- a CDS encoding NAD(+)/NADH kinase, with product MCDEPTVVDRDEPVVGVLETDGIASDLVESVEGVLESRDGTVVCGPAETVRNVDPDLLVAVGTAGVAASVTADLERPVLPVGSVTGLEAVTPSNVESAVESALDGSADVESRDVLEGQVVPDGDDDGAQSETDSTRPQHTVRGCFDVTLDTDEPARISEFSVSTRGETVAAFRADGVVVATAAGSHGYAANVGSPALSRAVDAVTVAPIAPFATRPRRWVLPPAGLRLTVERDECTVDLVVDGRPVTTLENGWSVTLRADRSLPVVVPDRGLE from the coding sequence ATGTGCGACGAGCCGACGGTCGTCGACCGCGACGAACCAGTCGTCGGAGTCCTCGAGACCGACGGCATCGCGTCTGACCTCGTCGAGTCCGTCGAAGGCGTCCTCGAGTCCCGGGATGGAACCGTAGTTTGTGGCCCGGCCGAGACCGTCCGCAACGTCGATCCGGACCTCCTCGTCGCAGTTGGGACTGCTGGCGTCGCAGCCAGTGTCACTGCCGACCTCGAGCGACCGGTGCTCCCGGTCGGGTCAGTGACGGGCCTCGAGGCGGTCACCCCCTCGAACGTCGAATCGGCGGTCGAGTCGGCTCTCGACGGCAGTGCCGACGTCGAATCGCGCGACGTCCTCGAGGGGCAGGTAGTACCCGACGGAGACGACGATGGGGCGCAGTCCGAAACGGACTCGACACGCCCACAGCACACCGTGAGGGGCTGTTTCGACGTCACACTGGACACCGACGAACCGGCGCGAATCTCGGAATTTAGCGTCTCGACCCGCGGTGAGACCGTGGCTGCGTTCCGGGCCGACGGCGTGGTCGTCGCGACCGCCGCCGGGAGTCACGGGTACGCTGCGAACGTCGGCTCACCCGCGCTCTCGCGGGCCGTCGACGCCGTCACCGTCGCGCCCATCGCCCCCTTCGCTACCCGACCCAGACGGTGGGTGCTCCCACCGGCGGGCCTCCGGCTGACCGTCGAGCGCGACGAGTGTACCGTCGACCTCGTCGTCGACGGCCGCCCCGTGACGACGCTCGAGAACGGCTGGTCGGTCACTCTCCGGGCGGACCGATCGCTACCCGTCGTCGTCCCTGATCGCGGTCTCGAGTAG
- a CDS encoding UvrD-helicase domain-containing protein codes for MADPARGGDRLEPRGNQRAVVESDAACVSVDAGAGTGKTTTMLLRIERAIERGDLDPDDVLVLTFANEAAASIRAAVDDRLEPEAAAAIDVFTYHSFCHRLVREYAYALGYSPEFDVVTDGERRRIVARLLAGREYDFAASFVDGSDEELVDRVTRFIDRASRENVRPADLQTDLPDTRTVELCLQFVRWLERRADDSLTFDEEALRFFSRESHVETARDALHEYGTLLEFCREKIAEAPVQFREDDVVSDVDRYLRAMQETVARTAETLSLEDRTTKHLPRVLFANEIHGGATARIEQTPIGRLKHYLESCRLARYYADVYADYHAHLEAERALDFDELVRTATALVSGDEETTHGVSAERVASEITDRWEQVYCDEFQDTDETQFDLVTALTDGPDRPDLLAIGDTDQAIYGWRGTDREGLTRLGEAFDDHEAIELELNFRSRQEILDVTNHCAYGGQSSKTLREVDRPPGSHWRPGEVTGSDDGRRKAPAEPAPPDRVVTVESDALEASPAEQVATTVSRLLNGEAATVPQRDLGDIAVIVRRNRQAQAVAAALREKRIPYEVTGSPRGEISPGIQTLLSYLRVVVDPGPTTDVHLRRVLTYRYRVTAGDLRRLGRGDESLASALRSFDVDAVGDEFDHADRLERARDHLEALLEQRDVYPVSGFLRRFRERTRIEWFLTREERADLDRLDRFVDSSGSDGVGTVLSASFVDAVERLYAGSDRDRTQGTTSTECVDVMTVHQAKGLEFDTVLVPYLSDAEWCVDGDHARRSSHRLVAATLDEDVDSPLCEDVARDRVAEEWRVLHVALTRAENHLFCFGSTYDYDGEPEALSTATADACLAPELEWSTAGQRMDLWETLIESVERVRETYPESVADRTDEIGRSSEATPGTITYYAGLEDRRVEPLETQEAIETVHRLGRLLRNGTLLPASDAADATDGWPTEADGGIAKEGPPPTSESDREVRVPTGRALSALAPEAGRFPVDALSSATDLPVAMRHSYTALETHESCPRKHYLDHVVGAFDDPTASGEAGEQERDSSRQPGRSASRIVGTVVHDVAEEAFYRGYRTRERWHAAATRQLTARGLTAHRDAVFACIDHFFEARAPGIDRPVAEWEAVAAELPFVLDDVPGVTGEVVGYVDSIRRLPEGSADSSLESGDLVVLDYKTTAKPTTAEGAVQLALYQRACADRFDDPIAAAGYVYVGDGVGPRVDLFDPDELPPWEALADALAAVDDPGFTETNPGDHCQYCPHRSLGCGPKTPESVRTDGG; via the coding sequence ATGGCTGATCCAGCTCGAGGCGGCGACCGACTCGAGCCCCGGGGGAACCAGCGAGCGGTCGTCGAGAGCGACGCGGCCTGCGTCTCCGTCGACGCTGGCGCGGGAACGGGGAAGACGACGACGATGCTCCTCCGGATCGAGCGCGCCATCGAACGGGGCGACCTCGACCCGGACGACGTACTCGTCCTGACGTTCGCGAACGAGGCCGCCGCGAGCATCCGGGCTGCCGTCGACGACCGCCTCGAGCCCGAGGCGGCGGCCGCAATCGACGTCTTCACCTACCACTCGTTCTGTCACCGGCTGGTCCGGGAGTACGCCTACGCGCTCGGGTACTCACCGGAGTTCGACGTCGTCACCGACGGCGAGCGACGCCGGATCGTCGCCCGACTGCTCGCCGGGCGCGAGTACGACTTCGCCGCCTCGTTCGTCGATGGCTCGGACGAGGAACTCGTCGATCGCGTCACGCGGTTTATCGACCGGGCGAGCCGGGAAAACGTCCGTCCGGCTGATCTCCAGACCGACCTTCCCGACACCCGGACCGTCGAACTCTGCCTCCAGTTCGTCCGCTGGCTCGAGCGGCGGGCCGACGACTCACTGACGTTCGACGAGGAAGCGCTGCGATTCTTCTCCCGCGAGAGTCACGTCGAGACTGCCCGCGACGCCCTGCACGAGTACGGAACGCTACTGGAATTTTGCCGGGAGAAAATCGCCGAAGCACCGGTTCAGTTCCGCGAGGACGACGTGGTCAGTGACGTCGACCGATACCTCCGGGCCATGCAAGAGACCGTCGCGCGCACGGCAGAAACCCTCTCGCTCGAGGACCGGACGACAAAGCACCTGCCCAGAGTTCTGTTCGCAAACGAGATCCACGGTGGCGCGACCGCGCGGATCGAACAGACCCCCATCGGCCGACTCAAACACTATCTCGAGTCCTGCCGGCTGGCCCGCTACTACGCCGACGTCTACGCGGACTATCACGCCCACCTCGAGGCCGAGCGGGCACTGGACTTCGACGAACTCGTCCGGACGGCCACCGCGCTCGTCTCCGGCGACGAAGAGACGACACACGGCGTGAGCGCCGAACGCGTCGCGAGCGAGATCACCGACCGGTGGGAACAGGTCTACTGTGACGAGTTCCAGGACACAGACGAGACGCAGTTCGACCTCGTGACTGCCCTCACCGACGGCCCCGACCGACCCGACCTGCTCGCGATCGGTGACACCGATCAGGCGATCTACGGCTGGCGTGGCACCGACCGCGAGGGACTCACTCGACTCGGCGAGGCGTTCGACGACCACGAAGCGATCGAACTCGAGCTGAACTTCCGCTCGAGACAGGAGATCCTCGACGTGACGAACCACTGCGCGTACGGCGGCCAGTCCTCGAAGACGTTGCGAGAGGTCGACCGGCCGCCGGGCTCGCACTGGCGTCCGGGAGAAGTCACGGGGAGCGACGACGGGCGACGGAAGGCCCCTGCGGAGCCAGCGCCACCGGACCGCGTCGTCACCGTCGAGAGCGACGCCCTCGAGGCTTCGCCCGCCGAACAGGTCGCGACTACGGTCTCCCGGTTGCTCAACGGCGAGGCCGCGACCGTCCCGCAGCGAGACCTCGGCGATATCGCCGTCATCGTCAGGCGAAACCGCCAGGCACAGGCCGTGGCAGCGGCCTTACGCGAGAAGCGTATTCCCTACGAGGTCACCGGGTCGCCCCGCGGTGAGATTTCGCCGGGGATCCAGACGCTGCTCTCGTATCTCCGGGTGGTCGTCGATCCCGGACCGACGACGGACGTCCACCTCAGACGGGTACTCACGTACCGCTATCGCGTCACCGCAGGCGACCTCCGTCGGCTCGGGCGCGGCGACGAGTCTCTCGCATCGGCGCTGCGCTCGTTCGACGTGGACGCGGTGGGAGACGAGTTCGATCACGCCGACCGACTCGAGCGCGCCCGCGACCACCTCGAGGCGCTCCTCGAGCAGCGGGACGTCTATCCGGTTTCGGGGTTCCTCAGGCGATTCAGGGAGCGCACCCGGATCGAGTGGTTCCTCACGCGCGAGGAACGGGCCGACCTCGACCGGCTGGACCGGTTCGTCGACTCTAGCGGCTCCGACGGCGTCGGAACGGTGCTCTCGGCATCGTTCGTCGACGCCGTCGAACGCCTGTACGCTGGCAGCGACCGCGACCGGACGCAGGGGACGACCTCCACCGAGTGCGTCGACGTCATGACGGTCCACCAGGCCAAGGGCCTCGAGTTCGACACCGTGCTCGTCCCGTACCTCTCGGATGCGGAGTGGTGCGTCGACGGCGATCACGCCCGGCGCTCGAGTCACCGGCTGGTCGCGGCAACGCTGGACGAGGACGTCGACTCGCCGCTATGCGAGGACGTGGCCCGCGACCGGGTCGCAGAGGAGTGGCGCGTCCTCCACGTCGCGCTCACCCGCGCGGAGAACCACCTCTTCTGCTTCGGGTCGACCTACGACTACGACGGCGAGCCCGAGGCCCTCTCGACGGCGACGGCAGACGCCTGTCTCGCACCCGAACTCGAGTGGTCGACCGCCGGCCAGCGGATGGACCTCTGGGAGACGCTCATCGAAAGCGTCGAGCGCGTTCGCGAGACCTACCCCGAGAGCGTCGCCGACCGGACCGACGAGATCGGCCGCTCGAGCGAGGCGACACCGGGGACGATCACCTACTACGCCGGCCTCGAGGATCGACGGGTCGAACCGCTCGAGACGCAGGAGGCGATCGAGACGGTCCACCGGCTGGGTCGACTGCTCAGAAACGGAACGCTTCTTCCCGCGTCGGATGCGGCGGACGCAACCGACGGCTGGCCCACCGAGGCCGACGGCGGGATCGCGAAAGAGGGTCCACCCCCCACCTCGGAATCCGACCGCGAGGTCCGAGTTCCGACCGGCCGCGCACTCTCGGCGCTCGCTCCCGAGGCCGGCCGCTTCCCCGTCGACGCCCTCTCGAGTGCTACCGACTTGCCGGTCGCGATGCGCCACAGTTACACCGCACTCGAAACCCACGAGAGCTGCCCGCGGAAACACTACCTCGATCACGTCGTCGGGGCGTTCGACGATCCCACGGCCAGCGGCGAAGCAGGCGAGCAGGAGAGAGACTCGAGTCGACAGCCGGGCCGATCGGCCAGCCGAATCGTCGGGACGGTCGTTCACGACGTCGCCGAGGAGGCCTTCTACCGCGGATACCGAACGCGAGAGCGCTGGCACGCCGCCGCGACTCGCCAGCTTACCGCGCGCGGACTGACCGCCCATCGAGACGCCGTCTTCGCCTGTATCGACCACTTCTTCGAGGCACGCGCGCCCGGGATCGATCGACCGGTCGCCGAGTGGGAGGCCGTCGCAGCCGAACTCCCGTTCGTACTCGACGACGTCCCCGGCGTCACTGGCGAGGTCGTCGGCTACGTCGACTCGATCCGTCGGCTCCCGGAAGGGTCGGCCGACTCGAGCCTCGAGTCCGGCGATCTCGTCGTCCTCGACTACAAGACGACCGCAAAGCCGACGACTGCCGAAGGGGCCGTGCAACTCGCGCTCTATCAGCGGGCGTGTGCAGACCGGTTCGACGACCCGATCGCCGCCGCCGGGTACGTCTACGTCGGCGACGGGGTGGGTCCGCGGGTCGACCTCTTCGACCCCGACGAGTTACCACCGTGGGAGGCCCTCGCCGACGCGCTCGCGGCCGTCGACGATCCCGGATTCACGGAGACGAATCCCGGGGACCACTGCCAGTACTGCCCACACCGCTCGCTCGGATGCGGGCCGAAAACTCCCGAATCCGTCCGAACTGACGGCGGGTGA
- the nth gene encoding endonuclease III, with product MGTPRETRAEQAEEIVSRLEEAYPDSTISLRYTNRLELLIAVILSAQCTDERVNTETEHLFEKYDGPEAYANVPEEELAEDLNSITYYNSKAGYITESCQQILEDHDGEVPDTMEELTELPGVGRKTANVVLQHGHDVVEGIVVDTHVQRLSRRLGLTEEERPEKIEQELMEIVPEGYWQQFTHLCIDHGRAICAARSAECDECVLADICPSEKGDSEVDLASGDPW from the coding sequence ATGGGAACCCCACGCGAGACGCGAGCCGAGCAGGCCGAGGAGATCGTTTCCCGCCTCGAGGAGGCCTACCCCGACTCGACGATTTCGCTGCGTTACACGAACCGCCTCGAGTTGCTGATCGCGGTGATCCTCTCGGCGCAGTGTACCGACGAGCGGGTCAACACGGAGACCGAGCACCTCTTCGAAAAGTACGACGGGCCGGAAGCGTACGCCAACGTGCCCGAGGAGGAACTTGCCGAGGACCTGAACTCGATCACCTACTACAACAGCAAAGCGGGCTACATCACGGAATCTTGCCAGCAGATTCTCGAGGACCACGACGGCGAGGTGCCGGATACGATGGAGGAGTTGACGGAGCTACCCGGCGTGGGACGGAAGACGGCGAACGTCGTCCTCCAGCACGGACACGACGTCGTCGAGGGAATCGTCGTTGATACCCACGTCCAGCGTCTCTCGCGGCGACTCGGGCTTACCGAAGAGGAACGTCCCGAGAAGATCGAACAGGAGCTGATGGAGATCGTTCCGGAGGGCTACTGGCAGCAGTTCACCCACCTCTGTATCGACCACGGCCGGGCGATCTGTGCTGCGCGTTCGGCCGAGTGCGACGAGTGCGTTCTCGCTGACATCTGTCCGTCAGAGAAAGGCGACAGCGAGGTCGATCTGGCCTCCGGCGACCCCTGGTAG
- the mvaD gene encoding phosphomevalonate decarboxylase MvaD — protein sequence MKATAMAHPIQGLVKYHGMRDEIERLPYHDSISLCTAPSHTRTTVEFSMDYDEDTFVVDGEELEGRAAERVEAVVEKARSMSDAAHTVYPVRLESENSFPSNVGLGSSSSGFAAAAVALAEAAELDLSLPEISTIARVGSASAARAVTGAFSQLHTGLNDEDCRSRRIPTNLHEDLKVIVGLVPYHKETEDAHREAADSHMFEARNAHIHNQIAEMRDALREDDFERAFELAEMDSLSLAATTMTGPSGWVYWQPATLAIFNRVRELREEEDIPVYFSTDTGASVYVNTTDEHAEYVEEQIADTGVSTTTWEVGGPARLLEEDDHLF from the coding sequence ATGAAAGCAACGGCGATGGCCCATCCTATTCAGGGACTGGTCAAGTACCACGGGATGCGCGACGAAATCGAGCGGCTCCCGTACCACGACAGCATCAGCCTCTGTACGGCACCCAGCCACACCCGGACGACCGTCGAGTTCTCGATGGACTACGACGAGGACACCTTCGTCGTCGACGGCGAGGAACTCGAGGGACGGGCCGCCGAACGCGTCGAGGCCGTCGTCGAGAAAGCACGGTCGATGTCCGACGCCGCCCACACCGTCTACCCCGTCCGCCTCGAGAGTGAGAACAGTTTTCCCTCGAACGTCGGCCTCGGGTCGTCGTCGTCGGGCTTCGCCGCCGCCGCGGTTGCGCTCGCCGAAGCCGCAGAACTCGACCTCTCGCTCCCCGAAATTTCGACCATTGCCCGCGTCGGTTCCGCCTCGGCCGCCCGCGCGGTCACGGGTGCGTTCTCACAGTTGCACACGGGCCTGAACGACGAGGACTGTCGTTCCCGTCGCATCCCGACGAACCTCCACGAGGACCTGAAGGTCATCGTCGGACTGGTTCCCTACCACAAAGAGACCGAAGACGCCCACCGCGAGGCCGCCGACAGTCACATGTTCGAGGCCCGAAACGCCCACATCCACAATCAGATCGCCGAGATGCGCGACGCGCTTCGCGAGGACGACTTCGAGCGCGCGTTCGAACTCGCAGAGATGGACTCCCTGTCGCTCGCCGCGACCACGATGACTGGCCCCTCCGGGTGGGTCTACTGGCAGCCCGCGACGCTCGCCATCTTCAACCGCGTCCGCGAACTGCGCGAAGAAGAGGACATCCCGGTCTACTTCTCGACGGACACCGGCGCGAGCGTCTACGTCAATACCACCGACGAACACGCCGAATACGTCGAAGAACAGATCGCAGACACCGGTGTCTCGACCACGACGTGGGAAGTCGGCGGTCCCGCTCGCCTGCTCGAAGAAGACGACCACCTCTTCTAG
- the fen gene encoding flap endonuclease-1, with translation MGNAALRDIAVIEEVPFDDVEGVVAVDAHNWLYRYLTTTVKWTSSDKYTTADGTEVANLIGIVQGLPKFFENDVTPVMVFDGGPSELKEDEIQSRREQRETYEEQLEVAREEGDEVAIAQLESRTQRLTETIQQTSRELLEILDVPIVEAPAEGEAQAAHMVRRGDADYVGSEDYDALLFGAPLTLRQLTSKGDPELMDLEATLEKHDLTLEQLIDAAILIGTDFNEGVSGIGPKTAITEITEHGDLWSVLEARGDSVEYGDRVRQLFRDPNVTDDYEVETSLEPDVEAAREYVCEEWGVDAGEVARGFERIEESVTQTGLDRWT, from the coding sequence ATGGGTAACGCAGCACTCCGGGACATCGCGGTCATCGAGGAGGTTCCCTTCGACGACGTGGAGGGCGTCGTCGCCGTCGACGCCCACAACTGGCTCTATCGGTATCTGACGACGACCGTCAAGTGGACCTCGAGCGACAAGTACACCACCGCCGACGGGACCGAGGTGGCGAACCTGATCGGCATCGTCCAGGGCCTGCCGAAATTCTTCGAGAACGACGTCACGCCGGTGATGGTCTTCGACGGCGGTCCCTCCGAGTTGAAGGAAGACGAGATCCAGTCTCGCCGGGAGCAACGCGAGACCTACGAGGAACAACTCGAGGTCGCCCGCGAGGAGGGTGACGAGGTCGCCATCGCACAGCTCGAGTCGCGGACCCAGCGGCTGACCGAGACTATCCAGCAGACCAGCCGGGAGCTCCTCGAGATACTCGACGTGCCGATCGTCGAGGCACCCGCCGAGGGAGAGGCACAGGCCGCACACATGGTCCGTCGTGGCGACGCCGATTACGTGGGATCGGAGGACTACGACGCCCTGCTGTTCGGCGCGCCACTGACGCTCCGACAGCTCACGAGCAAGGGCGATCCCGAACTGATGGATCTCGAGGCGACACTCGAGAAACACGACCTCACCCTCGAGCAACTGATCGACGCGGCCATCCTCATCGGGACGGACTTCAACGAGGGTGTCTCGGGAATCGGCCCGAAGACGGCAATCACCGAGATTACCGAACACGGCGACCTGTGGAGCGTCCTCGAGGCCCGCGGCGACAGCGTCGAGTACGGCGACCGGGTTCGCCAGCTCTTCCGGGACCCGAACGTGACCGACGACTACGAGGTGGAGACGAGCCTCGAGCCCGACGTCGAGGCAGCCCGCGAGTACGTCTGTGAGGAGTGGGGCGTCGACGCCGGTGAGGTCGCCCGCGGATTCGAACGGATCGAGGAGAGCGTCACCCAGACCGGGCTGGATCGCTGGACCTGA